In the Paenibacillus sp. J23TS9 genome, TACCCGTTAACACATTGAGAAAGTATAATTGCTTTTTAACTGACTTTTTTAGTAAAACAGTACGATAATTTATCATAACCTTTGGACTCATAAAATTCATGCGCATTTGTTCGTTGAAATCCACAATTTAATATAAGGTAAGAGAGTTCTTTCTCTGATGCATAACTTTCTGCATGGTTAAGAAGTCTAGCTCCAATCCCTTTTTGTTGAAAACCTTTTTGTACAACAAGACCATTAATTTTCAAGTATCCTACTTCGTATTCCAATGCCATTGTTTGTACCATCGTAATACAACCTACTACCTTGTTTTCAAACAATGCAACGAATGTTTTGTAATTTTCATCTTTATTCAATCTTCAAACCGTTCATATATATTTTCAGCAGTGACAGTATGACTACCTAGGTCATTATTCCATAACAATACTACGTCAGGATAATCAGTTTCTTGAATTTCACGAATTTCAATATCCATATGCCACCTCCGATAATATGAATAATCCTTACTTCGTCAGAAATCCAACGAACTTTTAATGAAACCTACCATTAAACTACACATTAGTTAAAACAAGTAGAATTAAATGCTTTTGTTTTTTCTGTTCATTGTGCTGAGCTTAAGGAAGCAATGCAACCGGGTCCGACGAACTTAGCCACGCAGGGTTACCTGCTTGGAGTTACTTCTTCAAAATGCCTCGAACTGACCAAGGGGAAAACGCCCAGCAGTGTCGATTCTGGTGGTTTCTTCAATTTCATTTCACTTGCTTTGCCATTAATATATCTGGTTTACCAATCCCGTTTGCATCTGGGATAATTCCAATAATGATGAATCCCAATTTCAGATAAAAATTAATTGGATGAGCTTCACTATAGAAATTCTCGATAAACGAAGGAAGCTCACTGTATAGGTTTTGGTTAGAAACATTAGTTTGATTGTTTTCATCATCCGAACCAAGTAATATTGTTACTCCACCACGTTGTGCAACTTGCTTCTCAAAATCATTAACAAGCATTTTCCCAAAACCATTTCTTCTATATGCTTTATTAATTACTAGAGGATGTATTTCCCAAACATTTCCGTTGTACTGGCTTTGACCACCAATCCATCCAATGACAACACCCTTATCATTCATTAATACACGACTTATTCTATTTTCTTGTAGTGATTCAATAACTTCATTAATTGCCAATTCCAATGTGCCCCAAGCTTCAAAACTTTCATGTAATAGAGTTGCTGTTTGATTAATTTTATTTTTATCATCTTTCAAAAGATCAATAATTTTCATATGTACTACTCTCCCCTTATTATGTTAATAAACTGCACCAGTTTCATATATCGTTATTGTATTTCACGACGTCTCACCGACTTAATGCTGCCAGGAGCCGGCTCGGTGCGGTTAGGTTCACAGAGTTGTCCGTCTGGATCAGCTTCCTCGAAAATGCTCGGGCAGACATGAGGGCTGACTGTTTAGACACCTGGATATGGTGTTTTATTTTACGTAAATCTATACTATGAATTAGCTATAAGCTCCTTCGTTAAGTTAAACTCATAACGACATTCATAATAATAACTTTTGAGTTTATAGCCCCCTGCTTTAAATACAGGCTTATGTTGATACCACACTATGATTAACGTTCCTTCAAATAGGCATCTACGAAGGATATATACTATTCTGTTAAAGAAAGCACTTCTATTTTGAGAAAGTTTATGAAGTGTTTCAGATTGAAACTGAACATGTTTCCCCTCGTCGCACAAAATCTGATCGCATAAATCTATTAATACTTTTGACTTTGTAGATTTTTGCAAGGCTTTATAGTATATCTTCGCGATGATTTCAGCAGTTACTAGAACTATAATTGATTGTTCTAAACTCGCATTTCGACGAAATCTTCTAAATATATTATCTACCCAATGTTTACGAAGGGGAGGAATCCCTTGCGCCCTCATAAATCTACCAAGATCTCTAGCATGCCTCTGTTCTTCTTTTATAAATTCTATAAGTGCTAAATAGTAATCCTCATCTTTTGTCTTTTGTACATATTCTTGTGCGCGTTTAATTAGATGTTTACCTTCAGAATTCTCTCCTAATTGAAACTGTTGAATCGATTTTATTACTGTTTCTCTTTCTTTTGTTGTTAATTTGTAGTTGTCATCCCAATGAATATATTTGAGGTTTTGATTATTACTTGCAAAGTATTGTACCCATTTCGAAGTGTTTTTCATTGTTTTCTCCTAAAATGTATTAGGTTTATGTCATATAACGTATCCGTATTTCTGAACCCGAGAGACTTAAAGAAGTGTATGCGACTGGGTCCGATGGACTTAGCCTCGCAGGGTTGTCTGCCTGAATCCACTTCATCGAAAGCCCTCGGACAGACCAAGGAGCGTCAACGGCGCAGCTGGAATACTGTGTTAACTGAAGTCAACGACCTCTTCGAAGTACCCCAGAAAGTGTCTTTCAACTTAGTTCTCTGAATTGCCTTCAAAACATCGTTCTTCAATCTGTATCCTCCAAAGTTTACTCAACTTTTTTTATCGCTTTTAAATGCTGAATATGTACTCCGATATGTCCTATACCAAGTATGATACCAAATGCAATCAGCCAAATAACTTCCCCATAAATGCCCAATAATAAAAAAGCCATAACAGGCAGACTCGCAAGAGGTACAGGAATCCCATAAAAACTACGATATAATTTTCCCTTTGTATGCTCATTAGTAAAATATCTAATCCAACAAATTTCATAAAAAATCATTAGTAAAAATGATGATATTAGCCACAAACTCCAAGCTGAAAACGTTGCAATGTTAAAATCATTAAAAATTAACACACTACCTGTACAGCCTACTTGTCCAACTCGTTCAAACCATATTAATACTTTATTTTCATGAGTTTTTTCACTATCAATTGGTTGACTCTTACTCCAAATGATATTTGGAATAAATAACATCAATAAATAAATCAGACCTACATATGAGAAGCCTAAATGTCCTAACATATAATATCTCCTCAACATATTACTAATTTTTATATTGTCACTTTTCATTTTATTTCACGTTTTGATACATTTTTTTCTTTGTGTTATTATATACGTAATAAAGACCAAGTGCTGCGAACACTTGGCCAGTACAATTGGCTTGGATGGTTTATTTCCTTCTAAGTCGCATAGGAACAAAACCCACCTCTGGCCTCAACCTTTGGGTGGGTTTTACTTTCTCTTGTTGTTATGATTAATGTATGTTAAAAGAACAAGAATGAACGTTCCAAAGAAGAACATGATCGTTAATGCATCTTTCATTTCCATGGCTTCACCTCCTTTCGAAGGAAAACCACGCCCACCCAAGATTCAACTGTAGTTATATTTTACCTTTATTCACATCTGCGTACAAGCGTTCTCAATTTTGTTTTTGTAATATATATCTTGCATCTATTTCATATAACGTTCCCATATTCACGACGCGAGCCGGAACCTTAAATAGCTCCTATCTTAGGTTGGCTCGTGTGTCGTCTGAGTTATCTCCCATGATTATAAGTAAATGCTTTTTATAAATCGTCACCTACTTATTTGTTACCGAGTTGTTCCGCCAAACCGATTAGAAGTCCTTCGATTCCTCGAATGTAGCAGAGCCTATACGAGTCCTCATACTGAACCACTTCGCCAACGAGCTGCGCACCATACTTAGTGAGTCTGGATACCATTTCGTCAATGTCTTGAACTGTAAACATGACGCGTAGATAACCGAGGGAGTTTACAGGAGCAGTCCGGTGATCTGATATAGTAGGTGGGGTCAGAAATTTCGAAAGCTCAAGTCGGCTGTGCCCATCTGGGGTAACCATCATAGCAATCTCTACGCACTGAGAACCTAGTCCGGTTACACGGCCAGCCCATTCACCTTCGACAGTAGCTCGACCTTCGAGCTTCAAGCCAATTTCCTCGAAGAAAGAGATTGCGTCTTCAAGGGATTCTACAACGATGCCGACATTGTCCATTCTTAGTAATTTGTTTTTTATCATCGTTTTATCTCCTCGTGTACAAATTTTACTACCTGATCATCTTCATTATTTTCCAAAGAATTATTATTAAATCTAAAACAAATGCTTTGTAACAATTGTTGACAACAATAAGAAGTCATAGTATTGGAAAATGTGAAATTGGGTTATAGCGTGAAGCTGGAACATATTGTTATCAGATGTCTTCGTCTCGTCTACCTGAAATATATTAGAAATCATCTTTAAATTCATTCATTACCCTCGTAACAAATTCTGTCTTCCCATCGGTATAAGCTTTGCGATTGTTTGTAAACTTATTGGAAAGTTCTCTCTTCAAATTCGCATACTCTGATACTAAAGAAGGATGCTTTCTTAATATTTCTCGAAATGTTATATGTCTTTTTAATTCTTCACTTTCTTTATTGCATACGTATAGATGATGTTCGTACTTCTCATTACCATCACTACCGTAAGGTACATATGCGTCCGTTCTTGCAAATGCTTCTCTGTTCTTAATTCCCAAATCACCTTCATGTACATATCCAAGTTCCTCAAGCTTTTTGATTACCCCTGGCAGGTACTCCATAGATTCAATTACTACATCAACATCAATGATTGGCTTGGCTGCAAGACTCGGGACCGATGTACTTCCAACATGTTCAATTCGTAATGCTAAACCATTAAGATTATTTGATAAAATTGATTCTATTACATTGAATGCTAGTGGCCATTCTTCATTGTATTCTTCAATAATTACTGGTTTTTGATTCTTCATTCAAATTCTCCTTGAAATTATTCACAAAGATAACGTTCTTGTATTCATGAAGCCGAGAGGCTTAAGGCACTAGTACTGACTATGATTTATTAAATGAGCAATTTCTTTAACTCTCTCCATTGTAATTCCTTCTCTTTGTTCAACCGCAAGTGGATGATTCGTTTGTTCTAATTCTATTAACGGGACAGCACCAACTTCTTGCGTATGTACCATTGTCTTTAACGATAATGTGGTTAATGGATATATTGAAAGTTCAGTCGAGAGCCATCCAAAATAAGGTTTTTCATGCTCCCTTCCTTCAACGTGCAATAATTCATTAGATTTCAAAAAATTCTCTTCACTAAGAGTAACCCAAACACTCCATATAAATTTCTCTTTATTATCAATTATTGGTATTTCAATATGTCCTCTAATAAAAAAATGTTGTTCATCAATTACACAAAAATCTCTAATTAATTCTGTTCTTTTCTCCTCTGGTACAGTGTAAAAATAATAGGGTGCTTCAATTCCGTAACATAAAGGAAGTTCATTGAATTCGTTGTTACAGTGGGGACATTTCATATTTTCTGCTCCTTATCATTTTCGCCGATTTCTTATAACGTTCCCGTATTCACTACGCTTGGCGAATGCCAAGTGTGTCCGGTTGCTTCCCGCTTCCGAATTCCCTCTGCCGGACCAAGGGCCTTATTGCCCGAAACGTGAATATTGCGATAGCTGAAGCACACTCCTTCCTGATTATACCATTAAACTCCTTTCTTCCTTCTAATCAATTCAGATATCTCTAAGACGATATCATCAATATTTCTATTTGCATTTATAATTAAATTTGAGTTAGCTTTTACTCTCTTTCCGATATCAATATACATGTCCTTGACTCCCTGATATAGGTAATCAAATAAAAAATGATCCAGCAAGTTTATTAAAACTTCTGAATCATTTCTTAAATATTGAATTAAATCATGTATCCTTCTACCAAGAGCTATTTCAGGCTCAATATCCAGGTAAATTACAAAATCAATTAGATGCTTCAATTCCTGTCGTTCTCTTCCAAATGGTTCTTCAACGATTATCAACGGGCTAGGCATTATGATCTGTACTTCTCCTTCCGTATGAATTATTCCGTATTCTTCCGCCCAACCATTTCTTTTAACTAATTCAATTGGTTGACCACTTATTAATTTTATTAGGTGGTTGTAAAGTAATGGAGTCGTAATATCATTGGGATCTCCTCCGTCTCTTAACCACGAGGCTAAATCATTTGGAAAATCCTTTCGTGATGCATAGTCATCAAAAAAAAGAGCTGCGCAATTAAATGTCCTTGATAAACGTGACACTACCGTACTTTTACCTGCTCCGGAGTAGCCGCTTACTGCAATAACCATGGTTTTCATTTAATAATCATCTCCTAAATAAAAATATGAGTCAGGACTCCATTGAAGAGTCCTGACTCATTTGCATTCATAATTCTTTCGGAAACATCGCGCTTCCTATTTAGTTTCTTTCAATCGTTACGATTTGCTCTTTCGCATCCCAATATCCTTGCGCACCAAGCGCTTTGGTAATGAAACGCATAGGTACGTAGGCGTATCCGTCAATATTTTGCACCGGCTGCGTCAGTGTTTCGCTTACTCCGTCGATGGACGCCTGCTTCGAACCTATTTTCAGAACGATTTTGGAACCCGTCAGGTCATCGGTCAGCGTCATTTGCTTCGTTGCCTGATCCCACAGCAGCTGGGCATCGAGCTCATCGGCTACATATTTCACCGGTACCATCATGATATTGTTCACGATTACCGGCTCATATCCGGCGTCATACA is a window encoding:
- a CDS encoding putative holin-like toxin, whose protein sequence is MEMKDALTIMFFFGTFILVLLTYINHNNKRK
- a CDS encoding GrpB family protein, with protein sequence MKNQKPVIIEEYNEEWPLAFNVIESILSNNLNGLALRIEHVGSTSVPSLAAKPIIDVDVVIESMEYLPGVIKKLEELGYVHEGDLGIKNREAFARTDAYVPYGSDGNEKYEHHLYVCNKESEELKRHITFREILRKHPSLVSEYANLKRELSNKFTNNRKAYTDGKTEFVTRVMNEFKDDF
- a CDS encoding N-acetyltransferase gives rise to the protein MKIIDLLKDDKNKINQTATLLHESFEAWGTLELAINEVIESLQENRISRVLMNDKGVVIGWIGGQSQYNGNVWEIHPLVINKAYRRNGFGKMLVNDFEKQVAQRGGVTILLGSDDENNQTNVSNQNLYSELPSFIENFYSEAHPINFYLKLGFIIIGIIPDANGIGKPDILMAKQVK
- a CDS encoding GNAT family N-acetyltransferase, whose amino-acid sequence is MNKDENYKTFVALFENKVVGCITMVQTMALEYEVGYLKINGLVVQKGFQQKGIGARLLNHAESYASEKELSYLILNCGFQRTNAHEFYESKGYDKLSYCFTKKVS
- a CDS encoding DUF2199 domain-containing protein; this translates as MKCPHCNNEFNELPLCYGIEAPYYFYTVPEEKRTELIRDFCVIDEQHFFIRGHIEIPIIDNKEKFIWSVWVTLSEENFLKSNELLHVEGREHEKPYFGWLSTELSIYPLTTLSLKTMVHTQEVGAVPLIELEQTNHPLAVEQREGITMERVKEIAHLINHSQY
- a CDS encoding ferritin-like domain-containing protein, whose product is MKNTSKWVQYFASNNQNLKYIHWDDNYKLTTKERETVIKSIQQFQLGENSEGKHLIKRAQEYVQKTKDEDYYLALIEFIKEEQRHARDLGRFMRAQGIPPLRKHWVDNIFRRFRRNASLEQSIIVLVTAEIIAKIYYKALQKSTKSKVLIDLCDQILCDEGKHVQFQSETLHKLSQNRSAFFNRIVYILRRCLFEGTLIIVWYQHKPVFKAGGYKLKSYYYECRYEFNLTKELIANS
- a CDS encoding VOC family protein encodes the protein MIKNKLLRMDNVGIVVESLEDAISFFEEIGLKLEGRATVEGEWAGRVTGLGSQCVEIAMMVTPDGHSRLELSKFLTPPTISDHRTAPVNSLGYLRVMFTVQDIDEMVSRLTKYGAQLVGEVVQYEDSYRLCYIRGIEGLLIGLAEQLGNK